The genome window TGACCTGTTagtctgcctttaaaatgtccacctccactccatttattatcctaaattagatgcatctgtttgaggtggttagctgcataaagacacctgtccaccccatacaatcagtaagaatccaactactaacatggccaagaccaaagagctgtccaaagacactagagacaaaattgtacacctccacaaggctggaaagggctacgggGAAATTGTCAAGCagcttggtgaaaaaaggtccactgttggagcaatcattagaaaatggaagaagctaaacatgactgtcaatctccctcggactggggctccatgcaagatctcacctcgttgggtctcaatgatcctaagaaaggtgagaaatcagcccagaactacacgggagGAGCTGGTCgatgacctgaaaagagctgggaCCACCGTTTCCAAGGTTACTGTTGGTAATACACTAAGACGTCATGGTTTGAAATCATGCATGGCACGGAAGGTTCacctgcttaaaccagcacatgtccagGCCCATTTTAAGATTGCCAATGaccatttggatgatccagagGAGTCAGGGGAGAaagtcatgtggtcagatgagaccaaaatagaactttttagtcataattccactaaacgtgtttggaggaagaagaatgatTAGTACCaacccaagaacaccatccctactgtgaagcatgggggtggtACCATCATGCTTTGGaggtgtttttctgcacatgggactgtcacggttctgcctatcttgtttggcttattcttggtcttgggacAGAACCAGtgcagaattccctgtttcatgtggggagagagattttggaccttttggccttccatactctccccgagtctcgtctgtgtttcccgccatttcgtgtcattagcttccccttagtgtttcatctgtttcacctgtcccctattaattatcctgtcattttttccctataagagtcctcgtttcattgtcttgtgcggttcattgcgTTTGCCATGCATTGTGAATGTGTTATGCTGTTAGATGTTCATGTTCTTGTACTCGTTCCTGTTGATGCTCTGCGAAGTTGTTGTTCCTGTTACATGTTTCCAACGTGttttagtaagtgttagtttattgtttcaagtctttgttttcttagtCTAGTTGTAGTCAGTGTCCTTCTTTATTGTTTatcctgttttccccattgaggggttttgttttgcctgtttttgtcttgttaattataaataaattcgtGTTCAGAGGATGACCGGGGCCATGTATTGCGAGATTTTGGGGAACAACCTCCTTCCCTCAGTTAGAGCATTGAAGATGGGTCGAGGCTGggtcttccaacatgacaatgacccgaAGCAAACAGCCAGGATAACCAAGGAGTGGCGCTGTAAGAAGCATATCAAGGTTCTGGCGTGGCCTTGccagtctccagacctaaaGCCAATAGAGAACCTTTGGAGGGAGCTCAAACTCCGTGTTTCTCAGCGACAGGCTAGAAACCTGACTGATCtagagaagatctgtgtggaggagtgggccaaaatccctcctgcagtgtgtgcaaacctgatgaaaaactacaggaaacgtttgacctctgtaattgcaaacaaaggctactgtaccaaatattaacattgattttctcaggtgttcaaatacttatttgcagctgtatcatacaaataaaaagttaaaaaatcatacattgtgatttctggattttttttctctcgattatgtctctcacagtggacatgcacctacgatgacaatttcagacccctccacgatttctaagtgggagaacaagcaaaatagcagggtgttcaaatacttattttcctcactgtatttTTCCAAATTCGGGAGAAATTTGtcactagttcacagaatgaagcAGATATGGTAATTTTACTCATTCGTATACACATTCGTGGGCATATATGATTTAGAAAAGCTTAAAATAATTCTGGTGTGAAATTTAtgaatgatttataaatgaaatataaaagttgtttttttataataatgtaacATGTTTCATTTCGTTGGAGCAGAAAGTATTTGTTCATTCAGATGGAGTTCTGTGAAGGCGGTACACTAACAACATGGATACACAAGAGAAATATCGACGAAAAACAAAGGACCACAACAGAAATTTATCAAATATTTCATGGAATTGTCAGCGGAGTGGAATACGTTCATTCACAAAATCTTATCCACCGAGACCTGAAGGTATTCAATTTGCTCTTATATTTTAATTGCTGCATTTCTCATCTTTGTATTACCTAGTTTActaatgtttcatttaatttcagcCTGATAACATATTGTTTGGCGCTGAAGGCAAAGTGAAAATTGGAGATTTTGGTCTGGCAGCTACCCTGACAAATCCCAACGGTGCTGCTATATACAGAACAAAAGGAAGAGGAACAGCGTCGTATATGAGTCCTGAACAGGTACATTTACAGTCAGTTACTTGAGTTTACAAGAAGTAAAATATTGACAGTAGGGATGGGCGATATTCCAGTAGACACGATTAACCGGTAGAAATTTGTCAACTGATAGAGATTTTGGACTGTCGTCTCTATCGCGGTAGAGATCACATGAAGTTGCACGTTATGTAACTAGCATACACACACTGCACATTCACTTAGACAATGGATGAAGCTGCCTGCCATTGTGTGGCAGCATCAAGTTCTCTTCCCTGTGacgttttattataaaaaaaactttatttgagtgCGTAGGggagtgaacacactcggtctctctcgcgcactgatgctagcagagttcggcgcctcatagacGGGgcagagcaaaaataaaaaaaaacgaggaaagatacatggtggaggcagagaaatctgcgcgacccaagtcatccaatgtgcaggagcatttcacactaaataacagaaaaagtgtgttaactgcaaaatatgcaaaagcgacaAGACATGGCACGGGAGcaccacggcaatgatccagcacctgaaacgcaaacatgttggAGTCTTTGATGacgaggaagggagttcaacagcaggttaagtcattacagaatcctacttttgttccgttttgaagtgaggaacgtaatgtccctgttgcggatgtttactcgttatccagcttgacaagcatgacaagttagcattagctggTTAATAACAGTAGTAAAGCAGGGctggtgtagttactttgcactttgcattgcaagactagagacacgtttttattcactcgccttttttggaccattcatttatcaatctgttgtcatgtatagctacactgcaaaaaaagcttttcttaattagtaatttatttctcgtttccagtccaagtatctaaaaaaaaatcaagattactagacaagaaaatgagagaaaattaattgatgcttaaaacttctgtttgaaattatatctcattaagattatttttcttaccccattggcagataattttgcttgtttaaagcaaacaatcacttcttttttaggtgtttttttttcagaaaacaagacataatttcttatgctatttcatgtgtctagtaaatgtatcttgatttttttgatatttgaactgacaacatgacaaaactactaagttagaaaagcaatttttgcagtgtatattctgtgctttgtcccatataggttattattgacaaatatatttgtgtgtgttgtactttttaatttaattttaaagttattttatagcaatcggtcatcttaagctttgttaaaatgtggtgtataaaggaagcttgcacttactacaatgatgataataatttaatgaataagcttcaagtgaatttgagagagtgtgtgtcagtgtgatagtttgtgagtgtgtgcgtctgcgagtgtctgtctgcagtgtagtgtagagaacaagttctgacattcaaacaaatcctgttaaattttctgatttgtattgttctttatttattgttctggtaactcaggtggcactttattaaaaaaaaagtctatatatttggcagatgtaaagcatacatgtgtatgttttttgtgttagtccatttttattttattattattataacagctcagggatgttcaaggagcaacatgtttgtgcagtttctaaagattttagttctgtttttgaataaaggggttggaaatgaatgcttttcttggtttttgtttttatccgattcatcgattaatcgaaaaaattatttacagattcatcgattattaaaataatcgttagttgcagccctagtaAGAAGTTTTATTATTTCCGTCACACAGTATTCGAGCAATCACTAAGCAATGGTTAGCTGGCTAATCATAGCACAcatcgcttttcagagcgatgagatttgtaaaaaatctacgcatttcagagaggcggagcatataggacatacaaacatgcatggtatgtagAAAATACAGCGTATTTTATCCCCTAATCGAGTAAACACATTACTTTATATCTAAATCAAACCATATTATTAGTTTaagccgtgtcatttgacccctttaaataaattagtTTATCGTTATGTATTGTTATTGTGATAGGAAACTGGTTCTaacgcaaaagaagattttggctatatcgcccacccctaatTGACAGATATGTTCTTTTTGAGTTATTTCTACCAAAAATAGagaatgtttgatgtttattctAGGGACTTCAGAGTGATTATGGTTCAAAAACAGACATATTTCCTCTTGGACTTATATGGTTTGAGATGCTATGGAAGTTGTCTACGGTCATGGAGAAATTCCGAGTCAGTACTACTCATTAACAGTAGTAGTCAGTgataagatttatttaaaaaataacattgtttacatttgtggCTTTTCTTTTgagtatttataaaacatttttgattgcAGCTTTGGCCAGATTTGAGAAATACAAAATTTCCAGAAGGATTCTGTGATAGACATTCAACTGAGGTAAGAAGCTACAtgtattttatctttatttaaacattgaGTTTCTCATCCtttagtttttatgtgtttctttTACAGCATGAATTCATCAGAAAGATGCTCTCAAACGCACCGGGGGATAGACCCAGTGccacagaaataaaagaaaatcttgACAGATTTTTCTCTATTAATCAATTTTTTTGCCAGAAAACAGTGTAAATGTTCGAATGAACTATTCAATGATCTTTTAACACATGATTCGTAATTTGGGGAGTGGTTTTGTAAAAGCTGTATGTGGATTGATAATCATGTTCTTCAGTAATATACtctacattattttaatggaTTGAGGATGCcgaacagaaatgtattttacaactttaacactgtaaaattaagacaaataaaataaaaaaattaagtaaattgtttgttgttttttgtcattcaaTTGGCATAGTTCTGAAAATCAGGTATAAAATACCCCAATAGGAACATACTAGTGCTGTATACTTACGAGTGcaaaaatatatcagtgtcaGGCATTTTCTTAAGTTCACTAAAACAAAACTTACAATTATTTATGTTACTGATAGTATACTTCATTGTACTTTCATAAGCTAAAAATGTGCTTAAAGTATTAGTCAGGAAGACACACAACAAATCAGTTGAAACATAGTTAAAATGTATTCCTTTTTCACTTAAAATTAAGCTCgaaataaaaagtaaacttaATATAATGAACTTAAATGGtagaaatattttgatattttattactttttcttACTCCCAgacattatttttttgtatgaaatcacaaaagctttattaatattaagattTTGACAGATGAAAACAGAAGATCAAAAGGAAAATCATGTTGTTTGAGTTTATCTGTCTTGTATCAAGACGGCAGTACTCCAGCAggacagtgttgggtaagttactctgaaaagtaatgaattactagttactaattatatattcaaaaatgtatttagattactatacaaattactctctccaaaaagtatttaatttctcattactaattactttgtATGTCTTACATCAAACTtaattagaattgattcaaggatagacatgaaacggcttatttactgcattcaaataattcataaataaccgcataaataattattattaaccaaccaaagtatacaaatgtgttaGACTAAAAAGttagacttataattttgatataatttccactattgaatatattacccTATTGAGtttagtttaattaaataagtaactgttactaattacagaaaaataagagtaatcccttactttacttttcaagggaaatgtaattaaatgacagtaactaattacaccAAACACTGAGGGCAGTACAGACTGATTCAGTCATTTCTATAGTATCAGTGTTGATGTGAGTAGTACTCGTGTTCATCCATCAGGTGTCACTGTTATACCACAGTCATGTGTTCCACTTGTACACTCACAATATTTGTTTGagtttacacacactcacacacacacacgatttatagaaatatgtatataatttaatGCATAAACAGTGGCTTGTTGGCTTGCTTCTGCACTACAAGCGTCTACAAGTAATTGTGGGAAATCAAATTAAAACGCATGTCATTTcttattaatttaacatttagaaaaaaaatgtagataAGCAACTGCtggtttttttatttatttatttttatttgtgacaGTGATGAAGGGGTCTGTTTGACAagagtgtaagtaaatgatggcatGAGTATAAGAAAGCACAAAAAAATCTTGCACTGTTCATGTATTAACAAGTGAAGATGTGTgatctgtgtttgtctgttttatgtttttcgAATATTTACTAAATATTCAAATCAGGTTTATTTGTATAGAGCTTTTCACAGTTTGCACtattgcaaagcagctttacaaggACACAATATTACACatcatacacaaacaaataaaatttaGGAATCATATTATAGTCTGCAGTGCAGTATATGTGTAGCGTCTCAGTATATAAAAAGTTGAATAGAGAAACACACAGTGTTGTTCTGGTGAATGAATAGAGGCATAGAACCGAACaaaactcttattatacagGAGGAGAAAATACAGTCAGTCTAAAGACAACTAACACATTATTGCCATTCTTTATTCTACATATTCTTATAAAATCACAATAACAATTGGTACACTTTACCAATAACAACTATAAAATCTTACTGAAAATTTCTAATAGAATTGGTCataaaaatcttatttatttcatcatGATTATTCCTGAAAAAAGAAGAACAAAAGAAGGTAATATGATAAATCTATTCAAAACTGCTGTCTGGGTCACTTGACCAAAGGTTTCATTCAATCACTTGGACAAGTTCAATTCATCTCAATAAATATGTTGTGATTccaagagatttttttattaatgtagaaacaaagTGACGTTTACCACACGAGGGCAAAGGCTTAAAAGAGACACAAACTGTACAgacaaacaatacaaatgtaCTTATCAAAATAATGGACAACAATCCATTATATTGTCTTAAAAACTTATTTCCATCAATGCATTATATTGCATCAGTCTGGAGAAACCTCAACCTCTCAAAGATACAGAAAGTTTTGTGTGAATATCACGTGTTCACAGTTTTGACCAAATTAAAATTTAGTTAATTTCTCAAACAGAATAAAACCAAAGTTTCACAGAGTGTCATGTTAGTATTATTATCTGACAATAATTCACATTCTAATTCATGTACTGTATCTTAAGACATCCGGTCAAAGTGTTTGTTCAGAATGATTCTAGCTTTGTAGGTCTGTGAAGAGCGGTACGGATACAGAAGTCATCGTatgtctttcttcagtgaaacagaacagaagatattttgagaaatgtctctgtggttttgtgttcatacgaTGGAAGTCACTGGAGTTCAGTGtttattaacattcttcaaaatatcttcttttgtgttttgaagaagaaagaaatctacaaacatttgaaatagcatgacaatgaataaatgatgaatcacttttcatttttgtgtgaactatcccattgATGTCTATGTGACCTCATAAAAGTATGGGTATTAAAATCTTACATCAAAATGTTTGTAattctgaaaaatgtatttttaggtCCAGACCtctaattttgtgttctctTGAGATATCTTCAGAAATATTGCTGACGTTCATAGTACATACAATTACCCATCACAGTGTGGGTTTGTGCAAAATAAGCAGATTATTCATTGGGAATGCTTCAGGATGGATGTTAATCCTCTGCTTCTACATGAGAGGCGCTCTCAGTGTCAGTGGGGAACCTGCTGCTTTGACTGCCCCACTCATAACCATCAGACATaaaactgattaaaaaaaaaagagagaaacattatACAAGTGCCACACTGTTTACTGGAAATCACACAGATTACCTTTAAAGAATCCCAAAATAATCtgaaacacatttcacatttactcCTTGATTTTGAAACATAATTCATACctgttttgcatgttttgtgGTATTATACTCCACGCCAGATCATCATCGCTGTCGTAACGCCGCGGGTTGTCAAAGAAATACGCTCTGGATGAGAACATGCGTCCATGGATTACGGATCCATTCTAGCAGCCAATGAGAAAGAAGAACAGAGGTGAGAGGCGGTGCTTGAAAACAGCAACCGTGAGCATagtatgtttacattaaaatgtaattttcattgCCCTCATGTCACTTTTAGTCTTCAGtctttatatattcatttttataatctttaaaagaatGTAAAATGAATGGACTCAACGTTTCTTCAGTGTATTACAATATGTTTGACGTATAGATTCTTTACAAGCTTCTGAGGAACCACAAAATGACAgcattaacatatacattttttaagtgtgatttgttTACATATGATGTGTTAAGCGTCTCGTACCCTGTCCTGAGCCGGCTTACGCACTCTGAAAAAGAAGACCACCAGAGAGGTGGGCAACAGCTCCCAGACAAACAGGACCACCCCAAACACCACATATCCAGCGTCGCCCAACGTCAACCTCAGATCGGCCTTTGAAGCAAAATAAAGCAGCGTCACCACAGATGGTTTTATTTGACAGTAGTTTCTCCGGAAACAAAAGCAACTACCTGATCGGACACGTTGTACCAGTCATAGTCAAATGAGTTGATGCTTTGAACGTTGGCCAGCGCGAGCACCACTAGATTATAACACGCGCGAGACGCGTACAGCAGAATCACAGTCGCTCCGATCACAGTCACCTGACACACAGATGTTCCCtgtgcacaacacacacaacaccgTAATACAACACTACACACATTCACTGCACACTGAACATTtatcaacatttaaatcactCAAAAGTTTAAAGGAAAAATGAATGTCGATcgtagaggtcaaataatctggatttttatcaatttgatgagaaatgtttgagttgatattgagatctttaataatattgacttttaattgcaggcgagacaaatctgagctcagtttgacctTGTTGATtactcttctcaaactctcatgacagacacatttctgaCACTTCTgactcaggagaaatatctacactcttcaaaataaaggtgCCTAAAATGTTGTTCACAGCGATCCCATAGCAGAACtatttttggttccaaaaagaacaattcagtctaaggttctttaaagaatcttctctttcttacctttttatattccaaaaaaacttttttgagaCAGAGTGTAAGACACACATGAGGCATAGACATTTGTTCACGTGAGGTTTTCAAACTTATACGATCATAATGTTTAACGATTATTTGTAATTCATCTTTGCAgtatttatgtgtttacatgttagttttattttaatcttgcTTTAAAAAAGTTTCTATGATATTTGGGTTGAGGTGtaggtttaggggataaaatatacagtttgtatagTATAAAAGCAGAGATCATACACAAGACATGTGTTCGTGCActtacgaaaattaaccatTTTTTTTGGTGGAACGACCGTAGTAACCATgatttttggtgcattgataACTTAGgccaaaaccatggttttactacagtaacatGGATTCAAAACATGGTTATTTTGTAATAGCCattgttttattacagtaaccatagtgttttattgtagtaaaaccatggtaaatGTTCGTaagggtgtttgtgtgtgttttaccttGGACTCCAGGTAGATGTTAGCCAGAGACATCTTGGCGATCTTGTAGAGAGACAGTGACAGTGTGATGGCACAGAGGACGAAGAGCGAGTCATTGATGGCCACACGCACCAGAACGATGATCTCTCGGTCTGTCTGTGTCATCTTCACCAGCAGTGCACACGTCAAGTTCACCAGTAAGAAGATCAGACTGATGGACAGTGAGAGCAGGTACAGAGGACACCTGACgtcacatcacaaacacacactcaattCACCTTCACAAACATATCTGGAggaaatatttgtgtaaaatGAGCTTTTATTTCCCCCTCAGTTTGAATGAAATTGGAAAAATATGAGACCTATGCTaacaatagagaaaaaaaacactaaacttgGTTAAAGTATTAACTCCCTTTACATTATCCATCTTATTACACGGGTAATTGcaacaagagaaaaaaaatggacaagaaatctaaattttaaatattttgttagctCACCATGCAAAAATTGACTTTCTGACTAAgtatttccagtacaaatgtaaaataattcttgaatcaagatgcatttccTTGATGAGCAAAACGTCCTCAGAAAGTAAGTCTtgtttccatccatccatccgtccattttctaccgcttttctgaactacctcgggtcacggggagcctgcacctatctcaggagtcatcgggcatcaaggcaggatacaccctggatggagtgccaacccatcgcagggcacacacactcactcattcactcacacactcacaccctacggacaatttttccagagatgccaatcaacctaccatgcatgtctttggaccaggggaggaaaccggagtacccggaggaaacccccgaggcacggggagaacatgcaaactccacacacacaagtcggaagcgggaatcgaactcCCAacccttggaggtgtgaggcgatcgtgctaaccactaagccaccgtgcccccccttaagtcttgtttttagaacaataatatatgaaatatcagtgaatttgtaattaaaacgagcaaaaaaatctgacaatggggtaagaaaaataatcttgaatttagtgaGTAAGAAAATGGTAAACCTTGattcaagattattttcttACCTCATTGTTTTAAGTACAAATCCACTGAAAGTTCATGTCTTCAGTTTTACGGTAAGAAttgacgttcaaatgtcacaaaaaggCAGTTtggtttaaacatttgtaaatataatgtcatgtttggtattaaaagatatatttacatttaatttgtcaaaataaaaacagtcaaaATCATTTGGTGCAtctgggttaccgtgtgttattagttttgagaagttgttatctgggaataacgaacctgctaatgtcgcgactggccaatcagaatcaagcattccaaccaGCCGTGTAATAAGTTATTACAACTGGTCTTTATGGTAAACCATGACCTACAACTataaacaataattgaacaGTTTTCAGAGGGTTACCTGTACTTCTGAAGTTCTGGTGAGTATTTCGACTTTGCTTTAAAAATCACCTGTAACAGAAGACAAACAGCAGGGGAGTGTGAATATCACATCACATCTCACGATGTCTGAACCAAGAATAACAAATATGAGCACACAACTTCAATCAGTTCTCACACTGACGCTCTTTATGTAATCtcatttgaaacaaaataacagCACATCACATGTCAAGAAAGCTGATCTGGGATCTGAAGTCTGAAGAGTCTGATAACACATTTGATTGATGTTGCATTAGATAACAAGATATTCAAACAAGTGACACATGTGCGATTCTTCACTTCACTGACATTCAAGCtgatgtaaaaatgatttttggttgatgtttaaagtcccagtgaaataaaaaatgacaatttctttttcttcatgaaatataattaaaaatagttaaaatctgaaaatgcacttccgtgcattttaaatgacgtatgttagacggcttgggcggagcatccgttaactccgc of Triplophysa dalaica isolate WHDGS20190420 chromosome 11, ASM1584641v1, whole genome shotgun sequence contains these proteins:
- the gpr137ba gene encoding G protein-coupled receptor 137Ba, with translation MEASVQERNDSLPPLPTLSPAVPPYVKLGLTVAYTGFYSLLFAFVYAQLWLVLRYGHKRFSYQTVFLFLCLLWAALRVLLFSFYFRDCVTANTLGPVSFWLLYCFPVCLQFFTLSLMNLYFAQVIFKAKSKYSPELQKYRCPLYLLSLSISLIFLLVNLTCALLVKMTQTDREIIVLVRVAINDSLFVLCAITLSLSLYKIAKMSLANIYLESKGTSVCQVTVIGATVILLYASRACYNLVVLALANVQSINSFDYDWYNVSDQADLRLTLGDAGYVVFGVVLFVWELLPTSLVVFFFRVRKPAQDRNGSVIHGRMFSSRAYFFDNPRRYDSDDDLAWSIIPQNMQNSFMSDGYEWGSQSSRFPTDTESASHVEAED